A single Lolium perenne isolate Kyuss_39 chromosome 6, Kyuss_2.0, whole genome shotgun sequence DNA region contains:
- the LOC127309669 gene encoding protein GLUTAMINE DUMPER 2-like codes for MRPGAEYPMAHVPAAASSAAAPRSPWHSPVPYLFGGLAAMLGLIALSLVALACSYWNLSGGGLAGQGDDDQTDGQKRSVARLAGEWQGHVVVIMAGDEHPTFLATPVTTTGRDAEGGAEQAADATACCAACRSEERKLAGARVAATRPAGYEDDAHSRSEQASSSTSSVIS; via the coding sequence ATGAGGCCAGGAGCCGAGTACCCCATGGCCCACGTCCCTGCCGCGGCCTCCTCGGCGGCGGCGCCCCGCTCGCCGTGGCATTCGCCGGTTCCGTACCTCTTCGGCGGGCTCGCGGCTATGCTGGGCCTCATCGCGCTCTCGCTCGTCGCCCTGGCCTGCTCCTACTGGAATCTCTCcggcggcggcctcgccggccaggGCGATGATGACCAAACCGATGGCCAGAAGCGCTCGGTCGCCAGGCTGGCAGGGGAGTGGCAGGGGCACGTGGTAGTCATCATGGCCGGCGACGAGCATCCGACTTTCCTGGCCACGCCGGTGACGACGACGGGCCGTGACGCGGAAGGCGGCGCCGAGCAGGCAGCCGACGCGACGGCATGCTGCGCCGCGTGCAGGTCGGAGGAGAGGAAGCTGGCCGGTGCGCGCGTGGCGGCCACGCGGCCAGCCGGCTACGAAGACGACGCGCATAGCCGAAGTGAGCAAGCTAGTAGTAGTACTAGTTCGGTAATTAGCTAG